A window of Candidatus Pantoea floridensis contains these coding sequences:
- the dld gene encoding D-lactate dehydrogenase, producing MSIPQEMLRHLAGVVGEKQLLTHADDKAWYIKGFRVGRGEALAVVLPQTLLQLWQTLQVCVAHDAIVLMQASNTGVTGGSTPDGNDYDRDVVIISTRQLKGVQVIDQARQVIAFPGTTLTELEQTLQPLGREPHSVIGSSCIGASVVGGICNNSGGSLIRRGPAFTEKSLFARIHDDGRLEMVNHLGIALGETPEAMLEALTQQQYQTGEQPDWQGKIWAEDYADRLRDVTADSPARFNGDLRYLHDSSGSAGKVVVFAVRLPTFEASTGSDTFYIGTNDENVLVELRRYLLTRMSELPLQAEYIHRNAFDLTVRYAKHMYLAIRKLGPQAIPQMMANKAKWDVRISHLKFLPRNFVDRMLQCFNQLTPSFIAPRIMDYRSEYQHHLMIKVESQQSAELHVLLQAFFAAHQGGFFHCDAREAADAFLVRFGVGGCTISYCDTLGYNPNERLVAFDVALRRNDDAWRLTLPDHLAAQVQVDSCCGHFFCFVNHQDYVLKPGYDAKAFKEEVKRYLEQRGAKYPAEHNVGHLYQASCEHVDHWKQLDPTNSCNPGIGKTSKKKFWREM from the coding sequence ATGAGTATTCCGCAGGAGATGTTGCGTCACCTGGCTGGCGTGGTGGGTGAGAAACAGTTATTAACCCATGCCGATGATAAAGCCTGGTACATAAAAGGCTTCCGTGTGGGGCGTGGCGAAGCGCTGGCGGTGGTGTTACCGCAAACCCTGCTGCAGCTATGGCAGACACTGCAGGTTTGCGTCGCCCATGACGCCATTGTGCTTATGCAAGCCTCAAATACCGGCGTTACCGGCGGATCAACGCCCGACGGCAACGATTACGATCGCGATGTGGTGATCATCAGCACCCGCCAGTTAAAAGGTGTGCAGGTCATTGATCAGGCGCGTCAGGTCATTGCCTTCCCAGGTACCACCCTCACTGAACTGGAACAGACCTTACAGCCTTTAGGGCGTGAACCGCATTCTGTGATTGGCTCATCCTGCATCGGCGCGTCTGTGGTGGGCGGGATTTGTAATAACTCCGGCGGCTCACTGATTCGTCGCGGCCCGGCCTTTACTGAAAAGTCCCTGTTCGCGCGCATCCATGACGATGGCCGCTTAGAAATGGTTAATCATCTCGGTATTGCGCTGGGCGAAACGCCAGAGGCCATGCTGGAAGCACTGACGCAGCAGCAGTATCAAACTGGTGAACAACCCGACTGGCAGGGAAAGATTTGGGCCGAAGATTATGCCGATCGCCTGCGTGATGTCACCGCTGATTCCCCGGCACGTTTTAATGGCGACCTCCGTTATCTGCACGACAGTTCCGGCAGCGCCGGTAAAGTGGTGGTGTTTGCCGTGCGTTTGCCCACCTTTGAGGCCAGCACCGGTAGCGATACCTTTTACATCGGTACCAATGATGAGAATGTGCTGGTGGAACTGCGTCGCTATCTGTTGACCCGCATGAGCGAGCTGCCGTTACAGGCGGAATATATCCATCGTAACGCCTTTGATTTGACGGTGCGCTACGCCAAACATATGTATCTGGCAATACGTAAACTCGGTCCGCAGGCCATTCCGCAAATGATGGCGAATAAAGCCAAATGGGATGTGCGCATCAGCCATTTGAAATTCCTGCCGCGCAATTTTGTTGATCGGATGCTGCAATGCTTTAATCAGCTCACACCGAGCTTTATCGCGCCGCGCATTATGGATTACCGCAGCGAGTATCAACATCATTTGATGATCAAAGTTGAGTCTCAGCAAAGCGCTGAGCTACACGTTCTGTTGCAGGCATTCTTTGCGGCTCATCAGGGCGGCTTTTTCCATTGCGATGCACGTGAAGCGGCAGATGCCTTCCTGGTACGTTTTGGCGTTGGCGGCTGCACCATTTCCTACTGCGATACGCTGGGTTATAACCCTAACGAGCGGTTGGTCGCCTTTGACGTGGCGCTGCGTCGTAATGATGATGCGTGGCGCCTGACGCTGCCGGATCACCTGGCGGCACAGGTGCAGGTCGATTCATGTTGCGGGCATTTCTTCTGTTTCGTGAATCATCAGGATTATGTACTGAAGCCGGGCTATGATGCCAAAGCGTTTAAGGAAGAGGTGAAGCGGTATCTGGAGCAGCGCGGGGCTAAATATCCCGCCGAGCACAACGTTGGACACCTCTATCAGGCTTCATGCGAGCATGTGGATCACTGGAAACAGCTCGATCCTACCAACAGCTGCAATCCGGGGATTGGCAAAACCAGCAAGAAGAAGTTTTGGCGGGAAATGTAG
- the pqqE gene encoding pyrroloquinoline quinone biosynthesis protein PqqE has protein sequence MNPSKTVTPPLWLLAELTYRCPLQCPYCSNPLDFSQQEKELTTEQWIEVFRQARAMGSVQLGFSGGEPLTRKDLPELIRAARDLGFYTNLITSGIGLTAKKLDAFADAGLDHIQISFQASDETLNAALAGSKKAFQQKLEMAKAVKAHGYPMVLNFVLHRHNIDQIDKIIDLCIELEADDVELATCQFYGWAQLNREGLLPTREQIAHAEAVVADYRQRMSASGNLTNLLFVTPDYYEERPKPCMGGWGSIFLSVTPDGTALPCHSARQLPVEFPSVLERTLDDIWYNSFGFNRYRGFDWMPEPCRSCDEKEKDFGGCRCQAFMLTGDADNTDPVCSKSPHHGKILEARRQANCSDIKIQQLQFRNRSNSELIFKQRVT, from the coding sequence GTGAACCCGAGTAAAACCGTGACGCCGCCGCTGTGGCTGCTGGCAGAATTGACCTATCGCTGCCCGCTGCAGTGTCCGTATTGCTCCAATCCGCTGGATTTTTCCCAGCAGGAGAAAGAGCTGACCACCGAACAGTGGATTGAGGTGTTCCGCCAGGCGCGTGCCATGGGCAGCGTGCAGCTCGGTTTTTCCGGCGGCGAACCGTTAACGCGTAAAGATTTGCCGGAGCTGATCCGCGCCGCGCGCGATCTCGGTTTCTACACCAACCTGATCACCTCCGGCATTGGCCTGACGGCAAAAAAACTCGACGCCTTTGCTGACGCGGGCCTCGATCACATTCAGATCAGTTTCCAGGCCAGCGATGAAACGCTGAACGCTGCGCTAGCCGGGTCGAAGAAAGCCTTCCAGCAGAAGCTGGAGATGGCAAAAGCGGTGAAAGCGCATGGCTATCCGATGGTGCTGAACTTTGTGCTGCATCGCCACAATATCGATCAAATCGACAAGATCATCGATCTCTGTATCGAACTGGAAGCCGATGACGTCGAGCTGGCGACCTGTCAATTCTACGGTTGGGCGCAGCTTAACCGTGAAGGATTGTTGCCGACGCGCGAACAGATCGCCCATGCCGAAGCGGTGGTGGCCGATTATCGTCAGCGCATGAGCGCCAGCGGCAATCTGACCAATCTGTTGTTCGTCACGCCGGATTACTATGAAGAGCGGCCGAAACCGTGCATGGGCGGTTGGGGATCGATCTTCCTTAGCGTCACGCCCGACGGCACCGCGTTACCGTGCCACAGCGCGCGCCAGCTGCCGGTTGAGTTCCCATCGGTGCTGGAACGCACGCTGGATGACATCTGGTACAACTCGTTTGGCTTTAACCGCTATCGTGGTTTTGACTGGATGCCGGAACCCTGCCGCTCCTGCGATGAGAAAGAGAAGGACTTTGGCGGCTGTCGCTGCCAGGCGTTTATGCTGACCGGCGATGCGGACAATACCGATCCGGTGTGCAGTAAGTCACCGCATCACGGCAAAATCCTCGAGGCGCGGCGTCAGGCCAACTGCAGTGATATCAAAATCCAGCAGCTGCAGTTCCGTAATCGTAGCAACTCCGAACTGATCTTTAAGCAGCGCGTCACCTGA
- a CDS encoding dipeptidase: protein MLLTTFDGHNDLLLNLWLHHRDAPAQAFFHGIEKGHLDFPRMQQGGFAGGLFALFVPPPRYVQEMAPLRAAENLSPLAILWQQLDILKALAAQSDGRARLCLNAADMAACRAEGVLALVAHIEGADGFDVDGAALDAFYQAGVRSIGPFWNLPNGFGEGVSGSFPHSPDTGPGLTMAGEQLIAAANRHRMLIDMSHMNEKAFWDTARLSSAPLVATHSNAHALCAQPRNLTDDQLRAIRDSGGVVGVNFGNAFLRSDGKRDSDTPLIEIVKHVEHLIAIMGSDHVALGSDFDGISVPDALKDVSGLPRLYALLRSLGYDQTALEQLAWGNWQRVLQQIWRD, encoded by the coding sequence ATGTTACTCACTACCTTCGACGGTCATAATGACCTGCTGCTTAACCTGTGGCTGCATCATCGTGATGCGCCCGCCCAGGCATTCTTTCACGGCATTGAAAAAGGCCACCTCGATTTTCCGCGTATGCAGCAGGGCGGCTTTGCCGGTGGCCTGTTCGCCCTGTTTGTGCCGCCGCCGCGCTATGTGCAAGAGATGGCACCGCTGCGGGCGGCGGAGAATCTGTCGCCGCTGGCGATCCTCTGGCAGCAGCTCGATATTCTCAAAGCGCTGGCTGCGCAATCCGACGGGCGGGCGCGCTTATGCCTCAACGCCGCCGATATGGCCGCCTGCCGCGCTGAAGGAGTGCTGGCGCTGGTGGCGCATATCGAAGGCGCGGACGGTTTTGATGTCGATGGCGCAGCGCTCGATGCGTTCTATCAGGCTGGCGTTCGCAGCATCGGGCCATTCTGGAATTTGCCTAATGGCTTTGGTGAAGGGGTTAGCGGCTCTTTTCCGCATTCGCCGGATACCGGGCCAGGATTGACGATGGCTGGTGAGCAGCTGATTGCGGCGGCCAATCGTCATCGCATGCTGATCGATATGTCACACATGAACGAAAAAGCCTTTTGGGACACGGCGCGCCTCTCATCGGCGCCGCTGGTGGCGACGCACTCTAATGCGCATGCGCTGTGCGCGCAGCCGCGCAATCTCACTGACGACCAACTGCGCGCAATTCGTGACAGCGGCGGCGTGGTAGGTGTGAATTTTGGTAACGCTTTCTTACGCAGCGATGGCAAACGCGATAGCGATACGCCGTTGATCGAAATTGTTAAACATGTTGAGCATTTGATCGCGATAATGGGCAGCGATCATGTAGCGCTGGGTTCCGATTTTGATGGCATCAGCGTGCCTGATGCGCTGAAAGATGTTTCCGGATTACCGCGCTTGTATGCGTTATTGCGCTCACTGGGCTACGATCAAACGGCTCTTGAGCAGCTCGCCTGGGGCAACTGGCAGCGCGTGTTGCAACAGATTTGGCGGGATTAG
- a CDS encoding helix-turn-helix domain-containing protein, which produces MSTLKELLEKQSPESQQRIAKKVEKLRQEIALSQLREELNLSQTELARVIGVSQPTLAKMENPGNDPRLSTLKRYVDALGGELRIDVTLPNGKHIAFQL; this is translated from the coding sequence ATGTCTACTTTGAAAGAGTTATTGGAAAAACAATCACCTGAAAGCCAGCAGCGGATCGCTAAAAAAGTCGAGAAATTGCGCCAGGAGATTGCCTTGAGCCAGCTGCGTGAAGAGCTTAATCTCTCGCAAACCGAATTGGCACGTGTGATTGGCGTCTCGCAACCCACGCTGGCAAAAATGGAAAATCCCGGCAACGACCCGCGACTCTCCACATTAAAACGTTATGTTGACGCTTTAGGTGGTGAACTGCGTATTGACGTTACGTTGCCCAACGGCAAACACATCGCCTTTCAACTTTGA
- a CDS encoding 6-phosphofructokinase, with product MRIGMVISGGDVTGINNFVYQISRLTKAEMVLFNGGIPGLLENNHREISHRDLVDYAIASIPVMQSGRTTRKLIRPEYEIIAKHLKSLRIDVVIMAGGDGSLQFLHTLSEFGVNCFGVGMTIDNDVFGSDYSIGFSTACEQVLKEVAKLRNTGRALTGRVFMVELLGGYCGELTLQSAIKSNADFALIPECQIAPQELAERITQRLAAQNSVIILCSEGYTREYSPGFQGAIDTLIKQIEPLIGVRIRKTIIGYGLRNGDPTCEEIYQGTIMASEVARCIQSGMRNKAVIINGSNRPIPIDLISMKKRLVDTEGHHYKLAKQLQIL from the coding sequence ATGAGAATTGGCATGGTGATCAGCGGTGGAGATGTTACCGGGATTAATAACTTTGTTTATCAAATATCCCGTCTGACTAAAGCGGAAATGGTGTTATTCAATGGCGGCATTCCTGGTTTACTGGAAAACAATCACCGGGAAATATCCCATCGTGATTTAGTCGATTACGCCATCGCTTCAATTCCGGTAATGCAGTCAGGAAGAACGACAAGGAAATTAATTCGCCCGGAATATGAAATCATTGCTAAACACCTCAAGTCGCTGCGTATTGACGTAGTAATTATGGCGGGAGGTGACGGTTCATTACAATTTTTGCACACGCTGAGCGAATTTGGCGTCAACTGTTTTGGCGTGGGTATGACTATCGATAATGACGTCTTTGGCAGTGACTACAGTATTGGTTTCTCCACTGCCTGCGAGCAGGTATTAAAAGAGGTGGCAAAATTACGCAATACCGGCCGCGCGTTAACCGGCCGCGTATTCATGGTGGAGCTACTCGGCGGCTATTGTGGGGAATTAACGTTACAGTCGGCGATCAAGTCCAATGCGGATTTTGCGCTGATTCCAGAATGCCAGATTGCACCGCAGGAACTGGCCGAGCGCATCACACAGCGGCTGGCCGCGCAGAACAGCGTGATTATATTGTGCTCGGAAGGCTATACCCGTGAATATTCACCGGGGTTTCAGGGCGCCATTGATACCTTAATAAAACAAATTGAACCGCTGATTGGCGTACGTATTCGTAAAACTATTATCGGTTATGGCCTGCGAAATGGCGATCCCACCTGTGAAGAGATTTATCAGGGCACCATTATGGCCAGTGAAGTCGCGCGTTGTATTCAGTCGGGAATGCGCAATAAAGCGGTCATTATTAATGGCAGTAATCGACCGATTCCGATTGATTTAATAAGCATGAAAAAACGCCTGGTCGATACTGAAGGGCATCATTATAAACTCGCTAAACAACTGCAAATTCTGTGA
- a CDS encoding type II toxin-antitoxin system RelE/ParE family toxin, which translates to MWEILTTDVFDKWFLAQSEALREDVLAAMTILGEMGPQLGRPYVDTLKGSDVPNLKELRIQHAGNPIRAFFAFDPVRRAIVLCAGNKTGCNQKQFYRTMIRLAETEYRKHVAQMEG; encoded by the coding sequence ATGTGGGAAATTCTGACAACGGATGTTTTCGATAAGTGGTTCCTGGCGCAGAGTGAAGCACTGCGCGAGGATGTGTTAGCCGCGATGACTATTTTAGGTGAAATGGGACCCCAATTGGGACGCCCTTATGTTGATACGCTAAAAGGTAGCGATGTCCCTAACCTGAAGGAGTTGCGCATTCAGCATGCAGGTAACCCCATCAGGGCATTTTTCGCTTTTGATCCGGTGCGACGCGCTATTGTGCTATGCGCAGGGAATAAAACCGGCTGCAACCAAAAACAGTTTTACCGAACGATGATTCGCCTTGCTGAAACAGAATACCGTAAGCATGTGGCGCAGATGGAGGGATAA
- the pqqD gene encoding pyrroloquinoline quinone biosynthesis peptide chaperone PqqD, which produces MKDNLIPAFRRGYRMQWEAAQESHVVLYPEGMAKLNETATMILELVDGKQDVAAIVATLDARFPEAGGVGDDVKEFLQSAIEQKWILCREPE; this is translated from the coding sequence ATGAAAGATAATCTGATTCCGGCTTTCCGTCGTGGCTACCGCATGCAGTGGGAAGCGGCGCAGGAGAGCCATGTCGTGCTCTATCCGGAAGGCATGGCCAAGCTGAACGAAACCGCCACGATGATCCTTGAACTGGTCGATGGTAAACAGGATGTGGCGGCCATTGTTGCCACGCTGGATGCGCGCTTCCCGGAAGCGGGCGGCGTAGGCGATGACGTGAAAGAGTTCCTGCAATCTGCCATCGAACAAAAATGGATACTGTGTCGTGAACCCGAGTAA
- the pqqF gene encoding pyrroloquinoline quinone biosynthesis protein PqqF, with protein MNARQITLANGLRCYLHHQPGARDAAALMRVQAGSLDEPDRWPGLAHLLEHLLFCGSENFSGDYRFMPWVQQQGGQVNATTQLSRSAFFCQLPAAALSAGVQRLCDMLAAPLLSAQAIQQEAAVIDAEYQLLQRHADTLCEAAILDALQGRFQRFRVGNRVVFGDDVTQLRAALQTFHQRWYHADNMQLWLQGPQSLDELAQLASQFGSGLLTGGATPAAIEPLLLPGDGLLQLVGEESFWLALLIDGDEPTIRDNVTLLNAFWQDEAPGGLMAQLRHEGLCESFNAQWLWQDTHHALLALRFGAPQLTPAQAQRIEHYFWQHLTALREAPARQHQHYARLAQQDFAASSALEQLRGRALGFAPGLTVPDNLADFASALPHRPRRRLLTQQQLKGMPQQKQGFTLQLAEWLPEQWLATEPATFHFYPASAEITLPRLPPVAQPLPVIAPVQSVETLLLRPAFYQLLRDEEAQARQRLLRPVLAELRHAGGNGSWQQKQGSWQLVLNLPACADRALLSMHQALQALNAPVQDRVIKTTHSIVIRQLLAALPSKLIPPQSTPQWLVAWCGAEGALSQRVGHLLSEFSLALARYAPPAMLHRGVMPVACDGSDQALLLFMPLPQQDDASLAALRALALMLETRFFQRLRVEQQIGYVVSARYQRVADVDGLLLALQSPNIPWRTLLGHSKRFMRDMLAEIAAIPAAHLAAWQANLAMQCVKQDNSERAEEALRQQLGLPILNRTAIQALTLPQLQHLHYHLLRERHRWLILVNQS; from the coding sequence ATGAACGCGCGCCAGATCACGCTCGCCAACGGCCTGCGCTGTTATCTGCACCATCAACCCGGCGCACGCGATGCGGCGGCGCTAATGCGCGTGCAGGCGGGCAGCCTGGATGAGCCGGATCGCTGGCCGGGGCTGGCGCATTTGCTCGAGCATCTGCTGTTTTGCGGCAGTGAAAACTTCAGCGGTGACTATCGTTTCATGCCGTGGGTGCAGCAGCAGGGCGGCCAGGTCAATGCCACTACGCAGCTGAGCCGCAGCGCCTTTTTCTGCCAGCTACCGGCCGCGGCGTTATCAGCGGGCGTACAGCGGCTGTGCGATATGCTCGCGGCACCGCTGCTGAGTGCGCAGGCTATCCAGCAGGAAGCGGCGGTGATTGATGCCGAGTATCAGCTGCTGCAACGCCATGCTGACACGCTGTGTGAAGCGGCGATACTGGATGCGCTGCAAGGCCGTTTTCAACGCTTTCGCGTAGGCAATCGCGTGGTATTTGGTGACGATGTCACGCAGTTGCGGGCGGCGTTACAGACATTTCATCAGCGTTGGTATCACGCTGATAACATGCAACTTTGGTTGCAAGGTCCGCAATCGCTCGATGAACTGGCGCAGCTGGCGTCGCAGTTTGGCAGCGGATTATTAACGGGTGGTGCAACTCCAGCGGCAATCGAACCTTTACTGCTGCCAGGCGATGGTTTGCTGCAGCTGGTGGGTGAAGAGAGTTTCTGGCTGGCGCTGCTGATTGACGGCGATGAACCCACCATTCGTGACAACGTCACCTTGCTGAATGCCTTTTGGCAAGATGAAGCACCCGGCGGCTTAATGGCGCAACTGCGGCATGAAGGGCTCTGTGAGTCCTTTAACGCCCAGTGGCTATGGCAGGATACGCACCACGCGTTACTGGCGCTGCGCTTTGGTGCGCCGCAGCTTACTCCCGCGCAGGCGCAACGTATCGAGCACTACTTCTGGCAGCATCTCACCGCGTTAAGAGAGGCACCTGCGCGGCAGCATCAGCACTATGCGCGGCTGGCACAGCAGGATTTTGCCGCCTCGTCCGCGCTGGAGCAGCTGCGCGGCCGGGCGCTCGGTTTTGCGCCTGGCTTAACGGTTCCAGATAATCTGGCTGACTTTGCCTCTGCGTTACCTCACCGCCCACGCAGGCGTTTGCTCACGCAGCAACAGCTGAAGGGTATGCCGCAGCAGAAACAGGGATTTACGCTGCAGCTGGCTGAATGGTTGCCCGAACAATGGCTCGCCACCGAACCTGCAACGTTTCACTTTTATCCGGCGTCAGCAGAGATAACGTTGCCTCGCTTACCGCCAGTGGCGCAGCCGCTGCCGGTGATTGCGCCCGTGCAATCGGTTGAGACGCTGCTGCTGCGCCCGGCGTTTTATCAGCTGTTGCGCGACGAGGAAGCACAGGCGCGGCAACGCTTATTGCGTCCGGTGCTAGCTGAGTTGCGCCACGCCGGTGGCAACGGCAGCTGGCAGCAAAAACAGGGTAGCTGGCAGCTGGTGCTTAATTTGCCTGCTTGCGCCGATCGCGCTTTGCTTAGCATGCATCAGGCTTTACAGGCGCTTAATGCACCGGTGCAGGATCGGGTCATCAAGACAACGCACTCTATCGTTATTCGTCAGCTGCTGGCCGCTTTGCCCAGCAAACTGATCCCGCCGCAGTCAACACCACAATGGTTGGTCGCGTGGTGTGGCGCAGAGGGTGCGCTAAGCCAGCGCGTGGGCCATCTGCTCAGCGAATTCTCCCTCGCGCTGGCACGCTATGCGCCACCTGCCATGCTGCATCGCGGCGTGATGCCGGTTGCCTGTGACGGGAGCGATCAGGCGCTGTTACTGTTTATGCCGCTGCCGCAGCAGGATGATGCCAGCCTCGCGGCGTTACGTGCGCTGGCGCTGATGCTGGAAACGCGCTTTTTCCAGCGTCTGCGGGTAGAGCAGCAAATTGGCTATGTGGTGTCGGCGCGCTATCAGCGAGTTGCGGATGTTGATGGTTTGCTGCTGGCGCTGCAGTCGCCGAATATCCCATGGCGCACGCTGCTTGGCCACAGCAAACGTTTTATGCGAGACATGCTTGCCGAAATTGCCGCTATTCCTGCGGCACATCTCGCGGCCTGGCAGGCCAACTTAGCGATGCAGTGCGTAAAACAGGACAACAGCGAGCGCGCGGAAGAAGCGCTGCGCCAGCAGCTTGGCTTACCAATCCTTAACCGCACCGCCATCCAGGCACTGACGCTGCCGCAGCTACAGCACCTTCACTATCACCTGCTGCGTGAAAGGCATCGCTGGTTGATTTTGGTTAATCAAAGTTGA
- the pqqC gene encoding pyrroloquinoline-quinone synthase PqqC, with amino-acid sequence MIITEALSPAAFEQALRDKGAFYHIHHPYHIAMHNGNATREQIQGWVANRFYYQTNIPLKDAAIMANCPDPATRRKWVQRILDHDGSNGHEGGIEAWLQLGEAVGLDRDVLLSEKLVLPGVRFAVDAYVNFARRANWQEAACSSLTELFAPQIHQSRLDSWPQHYPWIKEEGYFYFRSRLSQANRDVEHGLALALEVFTTAEQQNRMLEILQFKLDILWTMLDAMTMAYALQRPPYHTVTDRVSWHSTRLV; translated from the coding sequence GTGATCATTACCGAAGCACTATCGCCCGCCGCATTTGAGCAGGCGCTGCGCGATAAAGGCGCGTTCTACCACATTCATCATCCGTACCACATCGCGATGCACAATGGTAATGCCACGCGCGAGCAGATTCAGGGCTGGGTGGCGAACCGCTTCTATTATCAGACCAATATTCCGCTGAAAGACGCGGCGATCATGGCCAACTGCCCGGATCCCGCTACGCGGCGCAAATGGGTGCAGCGCATACTCGACCACGACGGCAGCAACGGCCACGAAGGCGGCATTGAAGCCTGGCTACAGCTTGGTGAAGCCGTCGGGCTGGACCGCGATGTTTTACTTTCAGAGAAGCTGGTGCTGCCGGGTGTGCGCTTTGCGGTAGATGCCTACGTTAACTTTGCGCGCCGTGCCAACTGGCAGGAAGCCGCGTGCAGCTCGCTGACCGAGCTGTTCGCGCCGCAGATTCACCAATCGCGCCTTGATAGCTGGCCGCAGCACTATCCGTGGATCAAAGAGGAAGGCTACTTCTATTTCCGCAGTCGCCTGAGCCAGGCGAATCGCGATGTGGAACACGGTCTGGCGTTGGCGCTCGAGGTGTTTACCACGGCCGAGCAGCAGAACCGCATGCTCGAAATCCTCCAGTTTAAGCTCGATATTCTCTGGACCATGCTGGATGCCATGACCATGGCGTATGCGCTGCAGCGTCCGCCTTATCACACGGTCACCGATCGGGTGTCCTGGCACAGCACAAGGTTGGTATAA
- a CDS encoding YceI family protein yields the protein MKNVTRLALPLLAAATLYAPLSQAAAMQYALDPAHTSVIVTWTHFGFSHPTADIPNSKGSIVFDKDQPQQSRVDVTLPITQIDTHVPALTKEFLGAEYFDTAKYPSAVFHSTKVEAKGDNKFDVEGNLTLKGITKPITLHATLNQQGMHPMVKKEAIGFDATGVIKRSDFKLDKYVPAVGDDVTLTISTEAYAK from the coding sequence GTGAAAAACGTTACCCGTCTTGCGCTGCCACTGTTGGCGGCGGCTACGCTTTATGCCCCCTTGTCACAGGCTGCAGCGATGCAGTATGCCCTCGATCCGGCGCACACCTCGGTCATCGTGACCTGGACGCACTTTGGTTTCTCTCACCCGACGGCCGATATCCCGAATAGCAAAGGGTCAATCGTATTTGATAAGGATCAGCCGCAGCAGTCGCGCGTTGATGTCACGCTGCCGATTACGCAAATTGATACTCACGTACCTGCATTGACCAAAGAGTTTCTCGGTGCTGAGTATTTCGATACCGCAAAATATCCTTCAGCGGTATTCCACAGCACCAAAGTGGAAGCCAAGGGTGATAACAAATTCGACGTGGAAGGTAACCTGACGTTGAAAGGGATTACCAAGCCGATCACCTTGCATGCCACGCTGAATCAGCAGGGCATGCATCCGATGGTGAAAAAAGAGGCGATTGGTTTTGATGCCACTGGCGTGATTAAGCGTTCGGATTTCAAGCTGGATAAGTATGTGCCAGCGGTAGGCGATGACGTGACGTTGACCATCTCAACCGAAGCATACGCGAAATAA
- the pqqB gene encoding pyrroloquinoline quinone biosynthesis protein PqqB: MFIKVLGSAAGGGFPQWNCNCANCSGLRNGTIQAQARTQSSIIVSDNGEDWVLCNASPDISQQIAHTPELIKKGVLRGTAIGSIILTDSQIDHTTGLLSLREGCPHQVWCTPEVHADLTSGFPIFTMLQHWNGGLQHHALTPLEPFRVDVCPSLQFTAIPILSNAPPYSPYRDRPLPGHNVALFIENTANGQTLLYAPGLGEPDAVIMPWLEKADCLLIDGTVWQDDELLATGVGKNTGKAMGHLALAEEQGLMALLASLPAKRKILIHINNTNPILNEQSPQRDYLAQQGIEVSWDGMAIHLQEFAS; the protein is encoded by the coding sequence ATGTTTATTAAAGTCCTCGGTTCAGCGGCTGGCGGCGGCTTCCCGCAGTGGAACTGTAACTGCGCCAACTGCAGCGGCCTGCGTAACGGCACTATTCAGGCGCAGGCGCGCACGCAATCCTCGATCATCGTCAGTGATAACGGTGAGGATTGGGTGCTGTGCAACGCGTCGCCGGACATCAGCCAGCAGATTGCCCACACCCCAGAATTGATAAAAAAGGGCGTGCTGCGCGGTACGGCCATTGGCAGCATCATTCTCACCGACAGCCAAATCGATCACACCACCGGTTTGCTGAGCCTGCGTGAAGGTTGTCCGCACCAGGTGTGGTGTACGCCGGAAGTGCATGCCGATCTCACCAGCGGCTTTCCGATTTTCACTATGTTGCAGCACTGGAACGGCGGCTTGCAGCATCATGCCTTAACACCGCTGGAGCCATTTCGCGTCGATGTGTGCCCGAGCCTGCAGTTCACCGCGATTCCGATTCTCAGCAACGCGCCGCCGTATTCGCCATATCGCGATCGTCCGCTGCCGGGCCACAACGTGGCGCTGTTCATTGAAAACACCGCCAATGGCCAAACGCTGCTGTACGCACCGGGACTCGGCGAGCCCGATGCGGTGATCATGCCCTGGCTGGAAAAAGCCGATTGCCTGCTGATTGATGGCACGGTATGGCAGGACGACGAGCTGCTCGCCACCGGCGTCGGCAAAAATACCGGCAAGGCGATGGGGCATTTAGCGCTGGCCGAAGAACAAGGTTTAATGGCGCTGCTGGCCTCGCTGCCGGCCAAACGCAAAATTTTGATTCACATTAACAACACCAATCCCATCCTTAACGAGCAATCGCCGCAGCGCGACTATTTAGCGCAGCAGGGCATCGAAGTGAGTTGGGATGGCATGGCGATTCATCTGCAGGAGTTTGCATCGTGA
- the pqqA gene encoding pyrroloquinoline quinone precursor peptide PqqA, which produces MWKKPAFIDLRLGLEVTLYISNR; this is translated from the coding sequence ATGTGGAAAAAACCTGCGTTTATTGACCTGCGTCTGGGCCTGGAAGTGACTCTGTACATCTCCAACCGCTAA